The Anaerotignum propionicum DSM 1682 sequence GGGGGTGACAGATAATGAGTCCTATGTTTGAGAATTTAAAGCTAAGGTTTGAAAAGAATTTTGTTAGGAAAGACCAGCTTCAAAAGTTTGTTGGATTTGGCAAGATTACTACAGAGGAATACAAAGAAATCACCGGTGAAGATTTGCCGGAATAATAACTACATAGGGCATTGAGTGGTTCGGAGCATATCCGGGTTTTTTTATTGCAAAAAAGGAGTGATTTTATTGCGTAAAGAGGTGAAGTGCGTGGATGCAGTGGTTTTTGGAATGATTCAAGGGGTAGTGACTGCAATGGGGATTTGGTACCTTCAACGGAAATTAGGAAAGCGGGATGATGCTGCCGAAAAGAGGGAAAAGGAACGGGAGGACATGGAGTACAATCTTTTAACGGCGGTGAATGCTTCCATTGCATTAGGGGAAGCAACGGCAAAGGCAGTGCAGCGGATTCCTGATGCACAGTGTAACGGTGATATGACGGCAGCCTTAAGTTATACCACAACGGTAAAGCATGATCTAAAGAACTTCCTTAACCGGAAGGCGGTGGAGAAGATTGTCTGAGAGGAAAAAACGCAGACGTTTTCGTATTAATGACGATACCATGACAACCATTGTGGTGTCGTCTTTGCTTTTCTGCGTTGCGGTGGTTGTTGCGGGTATGGTTTTAGCTTTCTTCGGAGTGGATGTTTCTGCCATTGTAGGGAATGCCTTGACGGTATTTGGTACAGAGTTGGGCATTTGTGGCGTTATGACCATATTCAACCGCTGGGCGGATAGACAGGATAAGCAAGCGGAGAAACGGCAGGAAAGAAGAATGAGACGGGAGGAAGCGGAGAATGAACGAAAACGAAACGAACAAAGCGCAGGGTAAGCTACAACAAGGGTCGGCAATCTTAAGGGAAAGCACAAAGGTAACAATCCAGAATCTTATGACAGTGAAATCTATCGTTACAATATTGCTGACGGCAGTATTCTCCTATTTGGCCATTGTTGGCCGGATTAGTGGAGAGCAGTTTTTAACCATATTTAGTGTGGTGATTGCCTTTTACTTTGGTACCCAGTATCAGAAAAATAGCGGAGGTGAGGAATAATGAAACCAGTTTTATATATGCAGAATGATCCGAAATGGGCAAGCCACGACTATTCTGCACCGGGAGAAAAGACTACGATTAAGGCGGAAGGGTGTGGTATTACTTGCACCGCTATGGTCATTGCAACGCTTGCCGACAAGAATGTTACTCCTGTTACTACTGCGGAATGGTCAAAGAAGCGAGGTTATAAGGCCAAAGGGCAGGGTACATATTATTCCTATTTCAAGCCCCAGGGAGCGGCTTATGGTATTGAAATTACTATGATAAACAGCAGCAATATTTATGGTTCTCCTGCTTCCAAGTATCACGAGTTGGCAAGGGAAGCAATTGAGAAGGGTGATTTGGTTATCGCTTGCATGGGTAAAGGGAATTGGACAACCAGTGGCCATTATGTGTTGTGGTATGGCATGGAAGGAGGAAAAGTATTAATTAATGATCCATGGTCTAATAAGCCAGCGCAGACGAATGCGGATTTCAATTTGTTCAAAAGTCAGGTGAAGTTTTATTGGGTGGTTAAGGTGCCGGATGAATTTAAGGAGGATGAGAATATGAAAAGATATAACACATTAAACGAAGTACCAAACTGGGCAAAACCTATGGTGAAAGATATGCAGGACACAGGATGTTTTTCGGACAAAAACAAGATGGATCTCACTGATGATATGCTTCGTGCCATGGCTTTTGTGACAAGGTATCTTGAAAAGAAGAAATAAGTTGGAGCTGTCAGCCCCTTGATTCATTCGAGGGGCTTTAATAAAAAAAGAAAAGAAAAAATAAAACAATAAAACAATTAAGTCGGTATGAAATGTTTTATTTAATAGGGGGATGACTTATGGATAGTTTTATTGCTTGGGTAGGCGGAAAGAAATTGTTAAGAAAAGAAATCGTAAATAGATTTCCTGAAGATGGATTCAAAAAATATGTGGAGGTCTTTGGTGGTGCTGGATGGGTATTATTTTATAGAGATAAGCATGCCGAAAAAGAAGTTTACAACGATATAAATTCAGAATTGGTGAACCTATTTAAAAATGTAAAATTCCACCCGGAAGCGGTAGCAAAGGAGCTTGAGTTTACATTAAGTGCAAGAGAAGTTTTTGAACAATACAAGATGGCGGATGTTAGCCAAATGACAGAAATCCAACGGGCGGCGAGATATTTATATTTGATAAAGCTTTCGTATGGTGCCACCGTTCGCTCCTTTGGGTGCAGAGCTAGAGAAACAGTGGATTTGGATGTACTGCATAAAGTAAAAAAACGTCTGGATGGGGTACTTATTGAAAATAAAAGTTTTGCGAAGTTGATTCCTTCCCAGGATAGAGAAGGTACTCTGTTTTATTGTGATCCGCCTTATCATAATACAGAAAAATATTATGATACCGGGGAGGACGTTTTCAATGAAGAAATGCACATATTGTTGAGGGATACACTGAAAGGAATTAAAGGGAAGTTTATTTTATCGTATAACGATGATGAATTTATCAGGGAGCTTTATAAAGATTTCGTGATTGAAGAAGTGGAGCGGTCTAATAATTTAAAATTGGTCATGGGGGATGGAGACGCACGGTATAAAGAATTGATTATCAAGAATTTCTAATTTTTTTACACACTAAATTACTATATGGGTAATTTTTTGACAAAAGTTGATACTATATTTCTATTACTGTAATGCAGTTATATATCCAGTACGAATGGAGGCAGACAGGTGATAAAGATATACCTATCAACTATTTTAGAAAGGGATGGCATGACTCAAATTGAGCTTTCAAGAAAAACGGGGATTCGGCCAGCCACTATAAATGAACTTTTTAATGAAAAAATAGAACGAATTAACTTGGAGTACCTAAGTAAAATATGTGAGGCTCTTGATTGTCAAGTGGAGGACTTACTTCAATACATACCAGATGAGGAATACTATAAGTATAGAAGAAGGCCCCAGAAGAAAAAAGTCTAGGATAATATTTAGGTCTAAACAATGATTAGTAAAAACCCTCTTAGAGGGTTCTATTTTTTTGTGGAAAATTGTCGATAATTAGGCAAAATAAATAGAAAACAGGTAATACAGGAAAAAACCTATTGATTATTCTGAAAATACTGGTAAATTATAGCCAAAAGTGTATAATTATGTTAGTAAATCATTTGATTTGGTTGTGGGTACTTATTTAGGGTATTAGGTATTATGGACAACCTGTTATAGCAATAATAGGCAACTCAAATCCTACAGGATTATGATAATAGAGTCACTGATAGTGTCCCTCAATCACGTCGGATATATTGAGACTTTATCTTTTCAAGGCGGAAAATTCGATGGGCAGGAAAAGTTTTCTCACCCGAACTAAACTAGATATATAATAAAGTATTAAAGGAGATAGTATTATGACAATTTTAGAATCAACTTTAAATTTTGTAGGAGCCAGTATTGCAAGTGGCATAACTTGGGATTTATTAAAAACTTTGGGGACTGAAATATTGAGTAAATTTAAACTGAAATTTATATCAGAAAAGTATTTTAAAGATGAAAATCAATGCGATGCGTTTTTAGAAATTATAACAAACAAGGATACTTTTAACGACAAGAAACCACTTAGAGATGTACAAAATGTTTATGTAGATATAACGGAAAATGAAACAATAAAATTTGTTCAAGAATATGAATTATGGCTTAAAGAAAACAAAGAAGATTTTGAAAAACTTATTTTGAAATTTTCTCAAACTGCATCAGTTAATATTGGAAATCAAACCAATACTGGTTCAGGCAATATAATTAATACTGGAATTTGGAATGGAAATATAGGGAGATAATGTAAATTATGGAAAGAATATATAATACAGGTAATTGTACTATAGCTACTCAGGAATTACACGAAAACTCAACAGCTATTAATGCCGGTACATATAATAATATTATTTTTGATGACCCATTTAGATATTATTCGGAAATAAAACTAAAACAAAACTCAGAACTTGAAAATAAATTGAAACTAATTGAATTATTTATTCAAAAAGACATTTTAAAAAAAAGATTTTTAGGAAGTAGTGCTAAGTATGAAGAGCTGATGGACGAGGTAAATAATTCTGAAATTTCAATATCTTCTTTAGATGATGGGTATAAGTCAATAATATCCTGTATTATAAATGTATCCCAATATTTTAAATATCCACCTAACAATGAGGGATATTTATATGTAAATGGGAATGATTATTTGCTTGCAAAAATTACCGTAAATGGATTATCAATTTCTTATTCGGATACTATTGAAACATATCAACTTTATATCGAGACAACAAAATTTGCTGAAGAATTAATAAAAAAAATTATTCCATATATTCGCTGTGCAACAACTTATGGCAATTTTTTTCAGTTTGGAGATATATTTATAACTAAAATAGGCAAAGTGCCATTTATTCCGAAAGAAGTTGTATTTAGTGTATCCAATGATATAATTCCCAATTTAATCAAACCATTGTATGGAGATAGTCCCGAATGTGGTTTGCGAGAGATTATTCAAAATGCGTGCGATGCAACTAAAGAATTACCAGATGTGAATTTGCTAGATAAGCACATAGATCTGATTGTTGTCAAAAATGAGGACAAAACAGTATTAACTATCAGAGATTATGGTATTGGAATGACAGAAGATATTTTATTAAATAAATATTTTGTTATTGGAGAAAGCTCAAAAAAAGGAAATACTACAAATCTAGTTGGTCAGTTCGGAATAGGTGCATTAGCCGCTTTTCTTCTTGGAGATAAAATTGCGGTCAAAACTAAGCATTACAAAAGTACATCAGTTTATACATTTGATTATGAATTAACTTCAAAAAATAATAACTCTATTGCTGTGTCAATAAAGGAAGATGAAGACTTTGCATGTGGCACAGAAGTAAGTATAGTTTTGAAAGATTCTTTATCTAAATTAGATCAATCTCATTTTCAGGATGAGTTAAAAATTAACGAGTGGTATGTATTACCTGATGTTGCAATAAATTATTTTTATGATGGTGAGAAGCAGAAAATCGTATCTTTTGTAGGACAAGATTATCTTTGGTTACCTCTATCAGATGATAATAAATACAATATTAGCTATTTGGATAAACCTAATACTATACTTAATAAAGGTTTTCAAATTATCTATAATGGATTGATGGTTCCTGAACCCTACAATCCGGCATCAACATATCTAAAAATGAAGCCTTATATAGCGGTATCTTCATCATCGCATGACATCAGCTTAAATTTGGAGAGAAGCAAGATTGAAAGTGGTCTTGATTTAATAAAAAAACCTCTTGAAGCCGAACTTATAAGCAAGGGTCTAAAAATTCTTGTGAAAGAAAAAAATAATATTATAGGCGAAGATGGTACTATTTTAAGTACGACTTATAACAATGAATATATAAAAGATATTCCACTATTTTTTACAAATGAAGGGTTTGGCATTCTGAATTCAAACTATTATATCAGTGATTTCATTGAAGTATATGGTTATAATGGGCATCCTAAACTTAGATTAAGTGACTTGGACTCTAATAAAAAATATATTTTTAACACTTTCACACCAGATAAATCTTCTTTAGCAACTTTGATCGAAGTCGCAAATGGTGTTGTAGTAGATAATGAGGAGATTAAACGTTATTTTTATAATGCTATAAACTTCAATTATGGTTTTAAAACTGAAACTATGAAATACTTATATAAAAACGCTTTTTCACAAATCTACGCTGAATCTTTAAATGCACAAAAATTTTGGGAACAGCATAATGAAAGAAAAGAGAGGGATTTTGAACAATTTTTTGATGAACCCCAAAATATTTGTTTATATAAAAATATGCCAAATTATGATTTTATGGATGAGATAAAAGAAAAAACAAATGGAACTGTTGTAGCTTATTTTACTTATTTAAGATACACATATTGTGATAGTCGTTTTGATATTGGAATAGTTTCTGGAACTAAAGCCTAAAGAACTCTAATCTTGAAATGAATAATAGGCTAATAACACTAAAGGGGTAAAAAATGCAAATAAAAAACTTATATATCAAAAATTACAAAAAATTCAATGACAAACACATTATATTTCGAAGTCAAGAAGCAACTCAGTTTGAAAAAAGTATCTATGGTAACATGAAAGTAACATTATTTGCAGGTTTGAATGGATCAGGAAAAACGACAATTCTTAGTTTTATTGTTTTAATATTTCGTTATTTACAGAGATTCAGAGAGAGAGTTCCTTGCGACTATATGATTAATTATGAAATAGAATTAGATAAAATATATGATATAACTTTAAAGAAGGATAAAGATAAAATATATTTTATAAAAGACAACAACTCTTTTCTTTTAAAAGAATATGACATAAAAAAGAAAGACTATATTACTTTATCTGTAGATAACATCATGCAAATAGATTACGATGAAATGCGTAAATATCTTCCAGGCAATATAATATCTCTTGGGTTTGACGTAGATTATCCGCAGAAATATTCATTTAATTACGTAGGAGATCGACTGGTTCAACAATTTCAGTTAGAATCTGTTTATGCTAAAGGAAGCTATGGATTGGATTTAAGCATTGGTATAGTTAATTTTTTTTATAGCTATATTCAAAATCAAGATTTTCATAATATAATAAATGATTTGGGAATTAGTTTGAATAATACTATATCTATTTACAATGATTTTTATAGTGAGTTTCATATGCAGAATTATGATTACGAAGAATATAAGAGTACTATGAGTTTTTTGAATGATAAAAGCATTACCCCTGAAGAACGTAAAGAAGCAAATGAGTCCTTTGACAGAAATGTAAGTAATGAAATAAAAGATGCTATCAAAAAGTTAAAAAAGTACACCAAAGAAAAAGATGATAGAGTGTTTTTTGACATAATTAGGTTCCTTAGTGATGGTGAAAAAAACTATGATATACTATGTTACCTGTGTAACTCTAGATCTATATTCATAAATGATTTGTCAATTATAAAGGATGATAAAGCGATATCTATAATTGGAATGAGTACCGGAGAAAAAACATTTCTTTTTAGATTGTTTTACATTTTATCAAGAGTATGTGATAATAGCATCATAATATTAGAAGAACCAGAAACTCATCTTAACTATGTATGGATACGACAGCTTATGCCTATATTCATTACATTATTTGAAGGTTATGATATACATTTATTAATTAGCTCACATAGCCAAACGTTTATAAATATGCTATTTAAATCTCAAATTCTGTTAATAGATAATAACGATATTAGTAATCCCTGTATAAATACCTTTATGGCAAATGAAAGCGTTATAAATCATATGCTTTTTTCTCATAATACTAACTACAATGTAATGGAGAATAATGTTATTAAACAGATAAAAAAATGTAGAAATAAAGATGATCTTTTATGCTTACTTGATGAAATGGGTGAATCATTACTTAGATTTCTCATCTATAAAGAATATAAAGACTTTAATGGAGATGAGCCTACAAATGTGGAAAATCACAAATAATTACAATATGAATATATTAAAAAATTTTGACAGTTGTATAATAGTACCATTGTTCAATGAGTTACTACATTATAAAAAAATCAATTTTAAAAATTCCATAATGGAGTATTTAGAACAAGATGATTTATATGATATTGATAACAGAAAAAACTTAAAGAAACTACTGAGATTAAAGCACGATCAGACTTCATTGTTTATAATAATTGATAAATTATTAAAAGATATTTCTTTCAAAAGGTTACAAAGAGTATTTTTCATATATAAATACCAGAATTCACTTATTAATAGACATATATATAACGTTCCTTTATTTCATTTACCTAAGCAAATTAAGTTAATTTTTACGGATTATTTTTATGATGAATTCTTTGCTAAACAAACCATATGGAATATTATCAATAAATCAACTAAAAGTAAATGTTTCACAAGAGCACAATTCCATGACAATTTTAAAGAAGAGAATAGAATACATGTTTGCCCTTATTGTGATATAGATACTACATATAATATTGGAAATAACCAAGTTGAACATTTCCTTCCCAAATCAAAATATCCTCTATTATCAATGAATGCATACAATCTTGTATCTTCTTGTATCGCATGTAATTCTACTTTTGAAGGAAAATCAGATAATTTATTAACACCAATAATTGCACCTTATACAAATCAAATCGGGGATTTAATTAAGTTTAGTATGGAAATAAAAACTCAAGAAATCAAATTAGAATCGGATATAAAAGAAGTAAACAATTTTATTACTTTACTCAACTTGAGAAAAAGATATTCGAATAAAAATGTGTATGAAAATGTATTTATTAAAGGTGAAACATTATATTCAACAATACTAAGTAATAAAGCACTTGGAAATGATATGTCAGAAGAAGAAATAAAGGACTATATTAAAAATATGAGTTTCCTTAAGCCTAAGTATGATCCAATGTATTTTGCAATCACATATATTTATAGCGATTATGATAAATATAAAGAGTTTGTAGCAGAAAATATAACTTAAGATAATGGCTCCATTTTTTAAGAACGTTTAGCAAATTCTAATTTATTACGCTAATCAGTTTTGGATTATGTTAATTGCCCATTATGTTTATATTATTTCAGAAATTAAAGGTGATTGATTTGAGAAAAGAATTTGAGATTCAAGGTTGTGTAGAGGTTGCTGCTGATTTGTCACAAGAAGTATTTTGGAATAAATTTATTGGTTTCATAGAGGCTAACGATTGGACATTTGGTGGAGGAATTAACGAGATTGTCGACGGCTTTTATATAAACTCGGATGGCACTAAGGGAAGATATGTTCTTAATGAATAAAATGAGTATATCCAGCACCCCTGTGGTTGATAGGAGTTGCTCATTATGTTTATTTGACGGAGGTGTATTTGTGAAAAAAATGAAAATTATTATAGGAACTTTGACTTTATTTCTGATTATAAGTTTGTATTTTAATTTCAAGACGGAACTTCCTATATACTCATTAAATATTTGTATCCCATTCAAAGATGGTGGGGGTTACACTGTAGATAGCGTCATTGATACAAATAATAATAAAGAAGCTTACTTGTATCTAATGAATGTACTGGAAAGCTACTCTAATACGGCAGTAGATAGAGGAACACTCCCTCCAGTCCCTGATTTGATTATCACTAGGAACATTCCTTCCATGGGAATTACTTCAGGCATGTATGGAATTTTCTTTGAAAATGAATTATCGTATGTCATAAAGGGAACAAAGTATGAAGGACAACAAATTTATCAATTTGATAAAGAGTCAACAAGTAGAATATTGGAAGCAACGGGGTATCAGCTATAAACAATATCATTTTGTGTAAGATCATGAGCATAATCCGTAGTGGATTCAATTACGCATTATGTTTAGTAGCCGAATTCAATTGTTGGTAATGTTTAGAAAGCTATTGTATTGTTTAGAAGGAGGAAAAGAAATGGCAAAATATGAAAAGTCTGTGCAAGGGGATTTTGATAAAATAGTCGAACAACTAGATGAAGATATATTTAAAAGTGGGGTAAGCGTAAACTTGGTAGATAAAAGTAATTACCAGAGCGAAAACGTTAAAATGGCTGTTCGAGTATACGATAAATATTTTATGCGAAATAGCAGTAGAGCAAGTTTAAGTGTGACGATTATTGATACTGGAACAGAAGTATTTATATCTGCTATTGGTGCTGGGGGCGGCAGTAGCGCAATTTTTAATTTTAGCTTAGGAGCAGAAAGCGAACTATCAGAAGTTGTTGCGAATAGCATCAGAAAAATGGGACTATAATTTTCTGGGCTATGAGTTTTTTATGAAAAAAATCGGGTTAAAAAGAGAGATTAGGAAATTTATAAATTTGAGCATACCTCGAGGTAAATCCAACTTCATGTTATGTTTATGATATGAATCAGAATGGTTCGGGGGTTATTATTGAATTTATGCATTGTTTATACTGTGGTGGAATCAGTGATAGATTTATCTTTTAGAGAGGATAAATAATAATTATGGACGATTATAGAGTGTTTACACATCATGAAGCAAAAAAATGGGGGTTAGAGAATTATGGGGATTGGCTTGTGAGGTTACAAAACCAAGACTATCAACCTTGTACGGACAAAGAAAAGTTTTTTAGGAAGTATACTCAAGGTATACACTATGTCTTTAATAGATTACTGCGCGATTGTAGTATAGATACATATGATTTTAAAGACAGTTGCATGTCTAAATCGATGTTTGAAGACAGTATTTTAGATATCAAAGATCATTATTTAAAAGAGAATATCGTTGTTTATAGATATGTTGATAAAACATTGTTAAAAAAGATGAAGACATGGAGC is a genomic window containing:
- a CDS encoding XkdX family protein — encoded protein: MSPMFENLKLRFEKNFVRKDQLQKFVGFGKITTEEYKEITGEDLPE
- a CDS encoding C39 family peptidase; its protein translation is MKPVLYMQNDPKWASHDYSAPGEKTTIKAEGCGITCTAMVIATLADKNVTPVTTAEWSKKRGYKAKGQGTYYSYFKPQGAAYGIEITMINSSNIYGSPASKYHELAREAIEKGDLVIACMGKGNWTTSGHYVLWYGMEGGKVLINDPWSNKPAQTNADFNLFKSQVKFYWVVKVPDEFKEDENMKRYNTLNEVPNWAKPMVKDMQDTGCFSDKNKMDLTDDMLRAMAFVTRYLEKKK
- a CDS encoding helix-turn-helix domain-containing protein — translated: MIKIYLSTILERDGMTQIELSRKTGIRPATINELFNEKIERINLEYLSKICEALDCQVEDLLQYIPDEEYYKYRRRPQKKKV
- a CDS encoding DNA adenine methylase, whose translation is MDSFIAWVGGKKLLRKEIVNRFPEDGFKKYVEVFGGAGWVLFYRDKHAEKEVYNDINSELVNLFKNVKFHPEAVAKELEFTLSAREVFEQYKMADVSQMTEIQRAARYLYLIKLSYGATVRSFGCRARETVDLDVLHKVKKRLDGVLIENKSFAKLIPSQDREGTLFYCDPPYHNTEKYYDTGEDVFNEEMHILLRDTLKGIKGKFILSYNDDEFIRELYKDFVIEEVERSNNLKLVMGDGDARYKELIIKNF
- a CDS encoding AAA family ATPase, with amino-acid sequence MQIKNLYIKNYKKFNDKHIIFRSQEATQFEKSIYGNMKVTLFAGLNGSGKTTILSFIVLIFRYLQRFRERVPCDYMINYEIELDKIYDITLKKDKDKIYFIKDNNSFLLKEYDIKKKDYITLSVDNIMQIDYDEMRKYLPGNIISLGFDVDYPQKYSFNYVGDRLVQQFQLESVYAKGSYGLDLSIGIVNFFYSYIQNQDFHNIINDLGISLNNTISIYNDFYSEFHMQNYDYEEYKSTMSFLNDKSITPEERKEANESFDRNVSNEIKDAIKKLKKYTKEKDDRVFFDIIRFLSDGEKNYDILCYLCNSRSIFINDLSIIKDDKAISIIGMSTGEKTFLFRLFYILSRVCDNSIIILEEPETHLNYVWIRQLMPIFITLFEGYDIHLLISSHSQTFINMLFKSQILLIDNNDISNPCINTFMANESVINHMLFSHNTNYNVMENNVIKQIKKCRNKDDLLCLLDEMGESLLRFLIYKEYKDFNGDEPTNVENHK
- a CDS encoding ADP-ribosyltransferase — protein: MDDYRVFTHHEAKKWGLENYGDWLVRLQNQDYQPCTDKEKFFRKYTQGIHYVFNRLLRDCSIDTYDFKDSCMSKSMFEDSILDIKDHYLKENIVVYRYVDKTLLKKMKTWSWAKNIRQKSILVDRGFFSTTLCLDSVSDRHYANRKGTVLLEIYVPKDTACVYLDLISDMDENELLFPPNTKIRVIRKELFKGRIICKMEST
- a CDS encoding ATP-binding protein, translated to MERIYNTGNCTIATQELHENSTAINAGTYNNIIFDDPFRYYSEIKLKQNSELENKLKLIELFIQKDILKKRFLGSSAKYEELMDEVNNSEISISSLDDGYKSIISCIINVSQYFKYPPNNEGYLYVNGNDYLLAKITVNGLSISYSDTIETYQLYIETTKFAEELIKKIIPYIRCATTYGNFFQFGDIFITKIGKVPFIPKEVVFSVSNDIIPNLIKPLYGDSPECGLREIIQNACDATKELPDVNLLDKHIDLIVVKNEDKTVLTIRDYGIGMTEDILLNKYFVIGESSKKGNTTNLVGQFGIGALAAFLLGDKIAVKTKHYKSTSVYTFDYELTSKNNNSIAVSIKEDEDFACGTEVSIVLKDSLSKLDQSHFQDELKINEWYVLPDVAINYFYDGEKQKIVSFVGQDYLWLPLSDDNKYNISYLDKPNTILNKGFQIIYNGLMVPEPYNPASTYLKMKPYIAVSSSSHDISLNLERSKIESGLDLIKKPLEAELISKGLKILVKEKNNIIGEDGTILSTTYNNEYIKDIPLFFTNEGFGILNSNYYISDFIEVYGYNGHPKLRLSDLDSNKKYIFNTFTPDKSSLATLIEVANGVVVDNEEIKRYFYNAINFNYGFKTETMKYLYKNAFSQIYAESLNAQKFWEQHNERKERDFEQFFDEPQNICLYKNMPNYDFMDEIKEKTNGTVVAYFTYLRYTYCDSRFDIGIVSGTKA
- a CDS encoding DUF6054 family protein produces the protein MAKYEKSVQGDFDKIVEQLDEDIFKSGVSVNLVDKSNYQSENVKMAVRVYDKYFMRNSSRASLSVTIIDTGTEVFISAIGAGGGSSAIFNFSLGAESELSEVVANSIRKMGL
- a CDS encoding serine/threonine protein kinase; protein product: MRKEVKCVDAVVFGMIQGVVTAMGIWYLQRKLGKRDDAAEKREKEREDMEYNLLTAVNASIALGEATAKAVQRIPDAQCNGDMTAALSYTTTVKHDLKNFLNRKAVEKIV